A portion of the Mesobacillus sp. AQ2 genome contains these proteins:
- a CDS encoding YugN family protein yields the protein MKFENTGIENLKADLNRLDEVMLDHGLVREGQWDYERVTYDKKLVVKEGTYYLRVQGHVHEGDVGAHKAIIQLMTPLLGKHYYPHGVEYGEGEHFPKSLVSQCEKLLNEVKAEVEKFAI from the coding sequence ATGAAATTCGAAAATACAGGTATCGAAAATCTGAAGGCGGACTTGAACCGTCTTGATGAAGTTATGCTTGATCACGGTCTTGTACGTGAAGGACAATGGGATTATGAGCGAGTAACTTATGACAAAAAGCTCGTCGTCAAGGAAGGTACATATTATCTGCGTGTCCAGGGCCATGTCCACGAGGGTGATGTTGGAGCACACAAAGCAATCATTCAATTAATGACTCCTTTGCTGGGCAAACATTATTATCCGCATGGTGTCGAATACGGTGAAGGCGAACACTTCCCGAAATCATTGGTCAGCCAGTGTGAAAAGCTTCTGAATGAAGTGAAAGCTGAAGTCGAGAAATTCGCTATTTAG
- a CDS encoding CBS domain-containing protein: protein MRKIREIMTSNVETCTLLDNVFEVAVKMKELNVGAIPIVDNDKLVGMITDRDIVIRGIAEKHPPSSKVESVMSDHLVTATPDMSTKEATSLMAEHQIRRLPVVEGDKLVGIVALGDFAVDEMTDEQAHYALTEISESQNHMQ, encoded by the coding sequence GTGCGTAAAATCCGGGAAATTATGACGAGTAATGTAGAGACATGTACCTTGCTGGATAATGTGTTCGAAGTAGCAGTAAAGATGAAGGAGCTGAATGTTGGAGCCATTCCTATTGTTGACAATGATAAACTGGTAGGAATGATTACCGATCGTGATATTGTCATTAGAGGAATTGCTGAAAAACATCCCCCTTCCTCAAAGGTTGAAAGTGTCATGAGTGACCATCTAGTAACAGCAACCCCTGATATGTCCACGAAAGAAGCTACAAGCCTGATGGCGGAACACCAGATCAGAAGGCTGCCTGTAGTCGAAGGAGACAAATTGGTAGGAATTGTGGCACTTGGTGACTTTGCTGTCGATGAAATGACAGACGAGCAGGCCCATTATGCTTTAACCGAAATCTCAGAATCACAAAATCACATGCAATAA
- a CDS encoding CAP domain-containing protein, with the protein MGYNKEENDDLVIEQKSTPKVDESLKKDITEQNISEGIEQPQQGVASLLGKDIEGLKKILGNPSRVDLSAYGFHWWIFNNDPDQYIQAGVLNDKVVTAYAIGPKVDVLPFKIGQPIEEIFSMNVIEPEVTFEYNGSSYKFELSEQDMNTRPVIKMGDYFVQLYIDKFTSSVSSIRYMDKETIIKQRPYEMVYRGTLIEPPVLSDGDWVRIEAGLEKQILDITNAIRSRHELQLLEWDEKTAEVAYAHSKDMAIEDYFSHESEKYGDLSERLKAAEILYEVAGENIAANYTDAPAVVEGWLNSESHREALLNEDFSHLGVGVYQKHYTQNFLKMWNQQ; encoded by the coding sequence ATGGGATACAACAAGGAAGAAAATGATGATCTGGTAATCGAACAAAAATCGACTCCTAAAGTGGATGAATCTCTTAAAAAGGATATCACAGAACAAAATATCAGCGAAGGCATTGAACAGCCCCAGCAGGGTGTAGCCTCTCTATTAGGAAAAGACATTGAAGGACTTAAAAAAATTCTAGGCAATCCTTCCAGGGTTGACCTATCAGCTTATGGTTTTCATTGGTGGATCTTCAACAACGACCCTGACCAATATATACAGGCTGGTGTCCTGAATGACAAGGTTGTGACAGCCTATGCGATTGGTCCAAAGGTGGATGTACTGCCATTTAAAATTGGGCAGCCGATCGAAGAGATTTTTTCGATGAATGTAATAGAACCAGAAGTAACATTCGAATACAATGGCAGCTCTTACAAGTTTGAGCTTTCCGAACAAGATATGAACACAAGGCCAGTCATTAAGATGGGTGACTACTTCGTACAGCTTTATATCGATAAATTCACAAGTTCCGTATCCAGCATCCGATATATGGACAAGGAAACCATTATTAAACAACGGCCATATGAAATGGTCTACAGAGGGACGCTGATCGAACCTCCAGTGTTATCCGATGGTGACTGGGTCAGGATTGAAGCAGGACTGGAGAAACAGATTCTCGACATAACCAATGCCATCAGATCGAGACATGAGCTCCAATTACTTGAGTGGGACGAAAAAACGGCTGAGGTCGCTTATGCCCACAGCAAAGATATGGCAATCGAAGACTATTTTTCTCATGAGTCGGAAAAGTACGGTGATCTTTCAGAAAGACTAAAAGCAGCTGAAATATTATATGAAGTGGCCGGGGAAAACATCGCAGCGAACTATACAGATGCTCCAGCGGTTGTAGAAGGCTGGCTGAATAGTGAATCCCACCGTGAGGCACTATTGAATGAAGACTTCTCACATCTTGGGGTAGGGGTATATCAAAAGCATTATACCCAGAACTTTTTGAAAATGTGGAATCAACAGTAA
- a CDS encoding PaaI family thioesterase: MEKDLHQLLDECISLSGEQELEALKTVLAGVKNKLSGKNSTYIDGLLHMDRRLDDQTCEIVIPITRVLDNTLGIVHGGFTATVLDTAMGTLANRLLPEGYAAVTSQLNIHFLAPGIGDKLHCKATLIHKGRSTIVLEADVFRSDGKRIAHSSGSFFVIEKQHQ; the protein is encoded by the coding sequence GTGGAAAAAGATTTGCACCAACTTTTGGACGAATGCATCTCGCTATCAGGCGAACAGGAATTAGAAGCACTTAAAACTGTGCTGGCCGGAGTCAAAAATAAATTAAGCGGCAAAAACAGCACATATATCGATGGACTCCTGCACATGGACAGAAGGCTTGATGACCAAACTTGTGAAATTGTTATTCCGATTACAAGGGTGCTCGACAATACACTTGGAATCGTTCATGGCGGATTTACCGCCACTGTACTGGATACAGCAATGGGCACATTGGCGAACAGGTTGCTGCCGGAAGGCTACGCAGCAGTGACATCACAGCTTAACATCCATTTCCTTGCTCCTGGAATCGGCGACAAACTCCATTGCAAGGCCACCCTTATCCATAAAGGCAGGAGCACCATCGTCCTCGAAGCCGATGTCTTCCGTTCCGACGGAAAAAGAATCGCCCATTCTTCCGGAAGCTTTTTCGTTATCGAAAAACAGCATCAATAA
- a CDS encoding YlbD family protein, with translation MAKKKLHPSVEKFKAFVKERPELAQQVRKGETTWQEMFEDWYLLGEDDPRWNTKSDNKNEEKEKKTDWLGTIMGAVKNMDPAQVQGQINNISQALGAIQGVLSQFQGKSGGSQGSSNSGPSNPFSFRKD, from the coding sequence ATGGCCAAAAAGAAACTCCATCCTTCTGTTGAAAAGTTCAAGGCATTTGTTAAAGAACGCCCGGAACTGGCACAGCAAGTTCGGAAGGGAGAAACGACCTGGCAGGAAATGTTCGAGGATTGGTACTTGCTTGGTGAAGACGATCCGAGATGGAATACTAAATCGGACAATAAAAACGAAGAGAAGGAAAAGAAAACGGATTGGCTCGGTACCATCATGGGGGCAGTGAAAAATATGGACCCCGCTCAGGTTCAAGGGCAGATTAACAATATCAGCCAGGCACTCGGGGCAATTCAGGGTGTGCTTTCCCAGTTCCAGGGAAAATCAGGCGGGTCCCAGGGATCAAGCAATTCAGGGCCGTCAAATCCCTTTTCATTCAGGAAGGATTAG
- a CDS encoding YlbE-like family protein, which yields MRKDVMDQLRSNKELIEFVRAQPHWYRKLSRDPRDLHSAQIAALHHFEKTIPHKVQKFSNNVQMASMMMHMFSSMNSQS from the coding sequence ATGCGAAAAGATGTTATGGATCAATTAAGATCGAATAAGGAATTGATTGAGTTCGTCCGAGCCCAGCCCCACTGGTACAGGAAGCTGAGCAGGGATCCGAGGGATTTGCATTCAGCACAAATTGCTGCGCTGCATCATTTTGAAAAAACCATTCCTCATAAGGTCCAGAAGTTCTCCAACAATGTACAGATGGCGTCAATGATGATGCATATGTTCTCGAGCATGAATTCACAGTCATGA
- a CDS encoding YlbF family regulator, producing the protein MLAVTSERVLLLEEAEQLVSMILQSDIAEYYRECLYKVKNNADTQRKVREFVDMKERYEEVQRFGKYHPDYKEIMGKIRLVKRELDMDETIFEFKKAENDLQSLLDEVSVIIGRSVSESVKVPTGNPFFESSCGGGCGSGGSCGCSA; encoded by the coding sequence TTGCTTGCTGTTACATCAGAAAGAGTCTTATTGTTGGAAGAAGCTGAACAATTAGTCAGCATGATTTTGCAATCTGATATTGCCGAATATTATCGGGAATGTTTATATAAGGTAAAAAACAATGCAGATACACAAAGAAAGGTCCGTGAATTTGTGGACATGAAGGAACGCTATGAAGAGGTTCAGCGTTTCGGAAAATACCATCCTGACTACAAAGAAATCATGGGCAAGATTCGCCTTGTCAAAAGAGAGCTTGATATGGACGAGACCATTTTCGAATTCAAGAAAGCGGAAAATGATTTGCAAAGCCTTCTTGATGAGGTGAGCGTAATCATCGGCAGATCCGTTTCCGAGAGTGTAAAAGTACCAACCGGAAACCCGTTCTTCGAAAGCTCCTGCGGTGGCGGATGCGGCAGCGGTGGAAGCTGTGGATGCTCTGCATAA
- a CDS encoding YlbG family protein encodes MIGQRQGIIVWLYSLKQAKMLRRFGNVHFVSKKLKYAVIYCNLDEAEGLMEKIKSYSFVKKVEPSYKPFLKMEFENSSPDKAKEYDYKMGI; translated from the coding sequence ATGATAGGACAGAGACAGGGAATCATCGTATGGCTGTATTCACTGAAACAGGCCAAGATGCTCAGAAGATTTGGCAATGTTCATTTTGTCTCAAAAAAGTTGAAATATGCCGTTATTTATTGCAATCTCGACGAGGCAGAGGGCCTTATGGAAAAGATTAAATCATATTCATTCGTTAAAAAGGTGGAACCTTCTTACAAACCATTCTTAAAAATGGAGTTTGAAAATTCTTCCCCTGACAAGGCAAAGGAATATGACTATAAGATGGGAATATAG